From Thermoanaerobaculia bacterium:
CGCCGCAGATTGCCCCGCGCCGCCCGAACCCGAAGGGCGCCCGCACATTGCGAACGATGGCGGCGTTGCGTCGCGGGCCCGATGCGAACGGCATCTGCTCCCGCGACGCGTCTGGCCCTCGTCCGCAAGCCGCAGGCGCAAATGGCACGCTATTTCCGGGGAGGGGCACTTAGGACGCGGCCGCCAAGCTCGCGCGAGGGCCGTTCAAGTTTCGAGCTGACTCGAGAGTGAATTTGCCGATTACGCTGACGCGAGAAACTTGCGAGCGGCGCCTGGTTGCATCACTGACGTGGTGTCGCCGCGTGCGCCGCGCGAGTCTTGGCGTCACGCCCCAGCCTCCCAGACTCGCCGGCTGTTCGGGTAACGCCTTCCTTACGCCGTGATCTGGAGCTAACCTCCAAATCTTCTTGACAGTTACGGACGGTCCCTCCTAACATGGCCGTGGATCTTTCTGGGAAAAAGTGGATAGGAGTGGTCCATATGGATCGCTTTCGGGGTAGTGCACCGGCCTCTATCGACGAGAAGGGCCGGCTCAAGATTCCGAACGTTTTTCGACGGCAGATCGAAGAAGCGTTCGGCGCCGATCTGTTCGTGACCTCCATTCACGGCAGGGACGCCCTCGTGTATCCGCTTCCGGTCTGGCAGGGGATCGAGGAAAGGCTGGCCGCCGCGCCCGCCGTGCACCGCTCGAAGATGAAGTTCCTCGAGCGCGTCAACTATTTCGGGAAGCAGGAAAAAATGGACGGGCAGGGTCGAGCGCTGCTTCCCGCGATCCTCCGCGAGACGTCGAACCTCGCCGGCGACGTCGTCGTGACGGGGAACATCGATC
This genomic window contains:
- a CDS encoding division/cell wall cluster transcriptional repressor MraZ, giving the protein MDRFRGSAPASIDEKGRLKIPNVFRRQIEEAFGADLFVTSIHGRDALVYPLPVWQGIEERLAAAPAVHRSKMKFLERVNYFGKQEKMDGQGRALLPAILRETSNLAGDVVVTGNIDHLVVTDRAATRDRLAAEDFTVEDYDELSKLLL